DNA from Rhizobacter sp. J219:
TCGACGACGGCGAACTCGCCGCCGACGACCGCCTCGGCAAGGGCTTCAAGATCCGCGCCTACATCCCCACCGAGGCGACCCTCAAGTACTGGCTGAGGTCGGCCCGCGGCGAAGAGCGCAAATGAGCAGGGCTCGCGGTGGCGAACCCCGCCGGGCTCAAAGCCCCTTCTGCGGCAGGATCAGGTACTTCTCGCCGGTGGCCTGTTTGCCGTAGACGTTGATCGCGTCCAGCGACAGCGCCTCGGCCAGCGACACCTCGCGGGTGTAGTGGCTGGCGAAGGTGGTCTTCAGTTCGGCGGCCACACGCTCGCGGAGCTTTTGCGCGGCTTCGAAGCCGATCTTCTGCAGGAAGGGCGTCAGCAGCCAGCCGCCCACGCCCCACTGCATGCCGAAGCTGCGGTTCAGCTCGGTCGGGCTGCGGTCGAGGCCGCCGTAGATGTAGACCTGCTTGTGCACGTTGGAGCCGTAGCGGCTGTATTCCTTCGCGTTCGCGTTGGCCGCGGCTTCCATGCAGGTGAGCACCTGGCCAGCAAGCTTGCCGCCGCCGATCGCGTCGAAGCACAGCGTGGCGCCGGTTTCGATGAGGGCTCGGGTCAGGTCTTCCATGAAGCTCGGCGAACTGGAGTTCACGATGTACTTCGCGCCGAGCTTCCTGAGGATCTCTTCCTGTTCGGGCTTGCGCACGATGTTGACGAGCGCGATGCCGTCCTTCATGCAGATCCTGTTGAGCATCTGGCCGAGGTTCGAGGCGGCGGCGGTGTGCACCAGCGCCTTGTGGCCCTCGCGGCGCATCACCTCGGTCATCGACAGCGAGGTGAGCGGGTTCACGAAGCACGAGGCGCCCTCGGCGGCGGAGGTGCCTGCGGGCAGCGGCAGGCACTGCACCGCCTTCATCGTGCGGTACTGGGCGTACATCTCGCCCCCCACGATGCCCACCATCTTGCCCAACAGGGCCTGCGCGGCGGGCGACGCGCCAGCCTTGACCACCACGCCCGCGCCTTCGTTGCCGACCGGCAGCGACTGGTCGAGCCGTGCCGTGAGGGCACGCATCATCTTCTCGGGCACCGTGGCGGTGACGACCGGGCTGGCTGCCGTCCCCGACACCTGCGCGGTCGACATGTCGGCCAGGCCGAACAGCAGCGCCAGGTCCGACGGGTTGATCGGCGTGGCTTCCACGCGCACCAGCACTTCGTCGTCCCTCGGCTCGGGGACGGGCACGCTTTGCAGCGAGAGTTCGAGTTGGCCGCTCTTCTTGACGAGCGAACGCAGTTGCAGCGCGGTGGCGGGAATGGCGGGGGTGCTCATGCTGGTCTCCTCAGTGGCCCGGCTAGGGGAAGAGGCGCAGTGTAGGAAGCACGGTCGTACGAGGGTGTCACCTACATGCCAGCAGGGTCAGCGGGCCGAGCGCGGGGCGGCGCCCCAGCCGGCCCGCCATCTCCTCGGGGGATCGTCCGGTGTATTCGCCGGACGAGGGGCTGTCATTTCACGCGCTGCTTTTCCAGCTTGCGGGCGAGGGTCCGTCGGTGCATGCCCAGCCGGCGGGCGGTTTCCGAGATGTTGAAGCCGGTCTCGGCCAGGGTTTCGTGGATGCGCTCCCACTCCAGCGTCTTGATCGAGGTGGTGCGCTCGGTCAGCTCGACCTCGGCGTCGCCCTGCGCCTTGGAGAAGGCAGCTTCGATCTCGTCGGTGTTGGCCGGCTTGGCGAGGTAGTGGCGTGCCCCGAGCTTGATGGCCTCGACCGCCGTGGCGATGCTCGCGTAGCCGGTCAGCACCACGATCACGGTGGCGGCGTCGTGTTCGTGCAGCAGCTGCACGCAGGCCAGACCCGAGGCGCCACCGGCCAGCCGCAGGTCGACCACCGCGAAGGCGGGCGTGTTGTCGGCGAGCAGCGCCCTCACGTCGTCGAGGCTGGTAGCGCGCAGCACTCGGTAGCCACGCCTCTCGAACGACCTCACCAGCGTGCGCGCGAACGCGTCGTCGTCTTCGACGATCAGGAGCAGCGGCTCGGGGGTGTTGTCCTCAGCGCTCATCGGCGGCATTGTCATCGGCCGGCGCGAGGGCGGCGAGCGGCAGGCGGATCTCCACCTCGGCGCCGCCCTCCGCCCGGTTGCGAGCCGCGATGCGCCCGCCGAGCGAGCGCGCCACGTTCAGCGACAGGAAGAGCCCGAGCCCCCCGCCCGCGCGCCCCTTGCTCGACTGGTAGGGCTTGCCGAAGCGCTCGAGCATGGCCGACGCGAAGCCCGGCCCTTTGTCTTGCACCCGCAGCACCAGCTCGTCGTTCTCGCACTGGGCGACCAGCCGGGGGGCGGCCTGGGGTGCGGCCTCGAACGCGTTGTCGAGCACGTTGTCGAGCATCTGGCGCAGCGCGAAGTCGGAGATCACCGGCAGGTCGGGCGCACCGCTGCGGTCGTAGTCGAGCCCCACCGCGCCCCGCGTGCGGCGCCAGTGCGCCACCAGCTCGTCGAGGAAGGCGTGCAGCGTGGTGTGCACCGGCGCTTCGCCCCGCACCTCGCCGGCCGACATCAGGATGCCGCTCACGATGGTCTTGCAGCGCTGGATCTGGATCTGCATCTCTTCGATCTCTTCGCGCAGCTCCGGCTCGGCGGCAAACGGCGCCATGCGCGACCAGTCGCCGAGAATCACCGACAGCGTGGCCAGCGGCGTGCCGAGCTCGTGCGCCGCACCCGACGCGAGCAGGCCCATGCGCACGATGTGCTCTTCTTCGGCGGCACGCTGGCGCAGG
Protein-coding regions in this window:
- a CDS encoding response regulator transcription factor, which codes for MSAEDNTPEPLLLIVEDDDAFARTLVRSFERRGYRVLRATSLDDVRALLADNTPAFAVVDLRLAGGASGLACVQLLHEHDAATVIVVLTGYASIATAVEAIKLGARHYLAKPANTDEIEAAFSKAQGDAEVELTERTTSIKTLEWERIHETLAETGFNISETARRLGMHRRTLARKLEKQRVK
- a CDS encoding zinc-binding dehydrogenase produces the protein MSTPAIPATALQLRSLVKKSGQLELSLQSVPVPEPRDDEVLVRVEATPINPSDLALLFGLADMSTAQVSGTAASPVVTATVPEKMMRALTARLDQSLPVGNEGAGVVVKAGASPAAQALLGKMVGIVGGEMYAQYRTMKAVQCLPLPAGTSAAEGASCFVNPLTSLSMTEVMRREGHKALVHTAAASNLGQMLNRICMKDGIALVNIVRKPEQEEILRKLGAKYIVNSSSPSFMEDLTRALIETGATLCFDAIGGGKLAGQVLTCMEAAANANAKEYSRYGSNVHKQVYIYGGLDRSPTELNRSFGMQWGVGGWLLTPFLQKIGFEAAQKLRERVAAELKTTFASHYTREVSLAEALSLDAINVYGKQATGEKYLILPQKGL
- a CDS encoding ATP-binding protein — its product is MPQWPSTGPRAGAPQHGRAPEPTRHGGRQRCPPAPADVGQAPEKLAGRNNLLQLIQMRWLAVAGQLVTILVVHFALRITLPLPEMLTLLGALAAFNIACWLRSRTAGRVSDTELLCGLLVDVLTLSAQLFYSGGVTNPFIFLYLLQVAVASVLLRPTYTWTVVGFTSLCFAALTQWYRPLAMTGLDVAALSAPYIGGLLLCFLLNAGLLVTFIVRIERNLRRRDARLADLRQRAAEEEHIVRMGLLASGAAHELGTPLATLSVILGDWSRMAPFAAEPELREEIEEMQIQIQRCKTIVSGILMSAGEVRGEAPVHTTLHAFLDELVAHWRRTRGAVGLDYDRSGAPDLPVISDFALRQMLDNVLDNAFEAAPQAAPRLVAQCENDELVLRVQDKGPGFASAMLERFGKPYQSSKGRAGGGLGLFLSLNVARSLGGRIAARNRAEGGAEVEIRLPLAALAPADDNAADER